The window ATCTCAAAGCTGATTCCGTAATTATTTATTACAAAAAACAAGAATCCAAAGTCAAAAAATCTTGATTCTTGACTCTTGATTCTTGCCTCTTATTAATGGTGTACTTTTTCGCTTTCAATCGGCGCTAAGCCGTTTTTAACGCGGAAATCGTTGATTGCTGCTTTGATGGCATCCTCTGCCAGTACTGAGCAGTGAATTTTTACCGGTGGTAAAGCCAGTTCTTCAACAATATCCATGTTATCAATTTTCATTGCATCGTCAATGCTTTTGCCTTTTAACCACTCGGTAGCTAAAGACGAAGAAGCAATTGCCGAACCGCAACCAAAGGTTTTAAATTTTGCATCGGTGATAACATTGTTATCATCCACCTCAATTTGCAGGCGCATTACGTCGCCGCATTCAGGCGCACCAACTAAGCCGGTACCTACTTTGTGGCTGCTTTTATCCAAAGTGCCCACATTGCGGGGGTTAGTGTAGTGATCGATTACTTTATCTGAATATGCCATTTTTTTGTTTGTTATACGTAGTACGTTTTACGTATTACGTTGATTGTTATAATTTATCGAATTAAAAAACGTATCACGTAAAACGTACTACGTATAACGTATTTAGTGTTCCGCCCACTCAATGGAGTCAAGGTCGATGCCTTCTTTAAACATTTCCCAAAGTGGCGAAAGTTCGCGCAGGTGGGTAACCGAGTTTTTGGTTACTTCAACAGCGTAGTCAACTTCTTCTTCGGTAGTAAAGCGGCCCAGGCCAAAACGGATTGATGAGTGCGCCAGGTCGTCGGACAAGCCTAAGCTTTTCAGTACGTACGATGGCTCTAACGAAGCTGATGTACAGGCCGAGCCCGACGATACAGCTAAATCTTTCATAGCCATCATTAAGCCTTCGCCTTCAACGTATTTGAAAGAGATATTGGCAACGTGTGGTAAACGGTGCTCAACGTTTCCGTTTACGTAGCTTTCTTCCAGTACGGTTAATGCGCTCTCCAGTTTATCGCGTAAAGCAGATAAACGTTTGGCTTCGCTTTCCATTTCAAGGCCGCAAAGCTCGCAGGCTTTACCCAGGCCAACAATGCCCGGTACGTTTAGCGTACCTGAACGCATGCCGCGCTCGTGGCCGCCACCGTCCATTTGTGCGGTAACTTTAACACGGGGGCCTTTACGGCGAACGTATAATGCGCCAACACCTTTAGGTCCGTATATTTTGTGGGCCGATAGTGCCAAAAGGTCGATACCGTCAGCATTTACATCAACCGGTATTTTACCAACTGCCTGTACAGCATCTGTCATAAACAGGGCGCCGTATTTGTGGGCGATGGCAGATATTTCTTTTATAGGCTGGATAACGCCAATCTCGTTGTTGCCGTACATTACCGATACCAGGATAGTTTCGCTGGTCATGGCGGCTTCTAATACGGCAAGGTCAAGTAAACCATCTTCTTTAACCGGCAGGTACGTAACCTTACCACCTAATTTCTCAACGTGTTTACAAGCGTCAAGTACGGCTTTATGTTCGGTAACGGTAGTTATAATGTGGTTACCTTTGTCTTTATACATTTCAAACACACCCTTAATGGCAAGGTTATCTGATTCGGTTGCGCCCGAAGTGAAGATGATTTCTTTTTCGTTAGCGCCTATCAGTTTGGCCACTTGCTCGCGTGCATAATCAACACCTTCTTCGGCTACCCAGCCAAATGGATGGTTACGGCTGGCTGCGTTACCAAATTTTGTGGTAAAATAAGGTAACATTGCCTCTAAAACCCGTGGGTCCATCGGTGTTGTTGCGTTATTATCTAAATAAATGGGGATATTCATGTGCTGTGCTATATTAACAGTACAAAGATAAGCAAGTTTTAATTTAAAATCATTCAAAATAAAGTGTAAATTATCAAAGCTGACCATTAATTTACAATATTTGGACATGAACAAAGTTGAACATATTGGCATTGCCGTAACCGATATTCATGTTGCAGGCAACATATATGAAACGCTTTTAAATACTTCAGTTTATAAAACCGAGACCGTAAAAAGCGAAGGCGTACTAACTGCTTTTTTACAAACAGGCCCGAATAAAATAGAACTGCTGCAGGCCCTGAACGATGATAGCCCGATAGCCAGGTTCATAGCCAAAAAGGGGGAGGGGATACACCATATTGCTTTCGAGGTAGACGACATAGTTGCCGAAATGCACCGCTTAAAAAGTGAAGGGTTTGTGCTGCTGAACGACGAGCCTAAGCAAGGGGCGGATAATAAGTTGGTGTGTTTTGTGCACCCTAAAAGCGCGAATGGGGTGTTGATTGAGCTGTGCCAGGGAATAGAGTCAAGAGATTAGAATCAAGAATTAAGATGGATCCCGGTATTGAAAACAATATAGCTTCGTTTGAATCAAATCATAAATTGATTATTCCCGATGATCTTAAAGATTACTTTCGAACGTTTAATGTTCATGTTTATGACCTCGATATGTTTTGCTTTTATGGTATTGATCAATTCAAATCAGTAAAGGATGAAGTTGGTGATTGGGGGGATTACAGGAATATTGTAAACACTTTGCCGACGCACCAGGAATGCTTCGTTTTTAGCGATTATTTTTGTCACTTATGGATTTACACTATCAGATTATATGATGGGGCATCTGAAAAAAATGAAGTGTACGTTGTTTGTGGCAATAGCTTCAAGATAGTTGCCAACTCATTTAAAGAGTTTTTGGAAATTTATTTTAGTGAAGAAAGGGATAGCATTTTTATTTAATTAAAACTGCCAATTGAGTTCCGTCCCCTCAGGGTCTCTTTGAAAAAGGACCCTTAGGCATGTGGAGCACAATTTTACTCGATAAGCAGAATTTTATACAGCCATCGTATTTTCGACTGGCATTGGCCTTCGGGTCCTCTATCGAGAGACCCGAAGGGGACAGGAAATTTGTTTCTTTCGGGCACCTCGAACGCCGATCCTCGTGACACCCTCTTCCCGCCTGCAATTCTTTTTACTTTTGCCTTTTGAATTTTGAATTATTTCATTACATTTGCGCCTCTTTTAAAGACTACAGAAGATAAGTTTATATATAATGAAAAAAGATCTGCATCCAAAAAACTATAGATTAGTTGTGTTTAAAGACATGTCGAACGAATATGCCTTTATCACTAAATCTTGCATCGATACACGTGAATCCATTAAATGGGAAGACGGTAACGAGTATCCATTGATCAAATTAGAAATTTCGCACACATCGCATCCTTTCTATACCGGTAAAATGAAACTGGTTGATACTGCTGGTCGTATCGATAAATTCCGTACACGTTACAACAAGAAATAATTGCTTGTTTAATTAAATATTTACAAGTCTCCCGACGTATCGGGGGACTTTTTTTATTTTTGCGCCATGGCTCTTATTCTTTTCGACGATAACGCACACCAAACTTTACTGCCGCTTACCTATACCCGGCCAGTTGCCGATTTACGCATTGGTATTATGACCATTGCCGAAAAATGGGCTAAACATTTAAACACAACCACCTCGTTCCATACACTTGATTATTTGCAGGCCAAGTTCCCGATAAATATTGAGGATGATAACCTGTTTATCAATGGCGCTGTTTGCCCTGATGAAGGTTTACTGGAGGCTATTAGTAACCTGCAAACAGGCGAAGCATTAAAACATAACGACCAGTTACTGGCCGTACGTTTAAACCAGGCTGGCGCAGAAAGTTTTGACCCGGTAGCTGTGTTTGATAAAATTATACCTTACACCACTCTTTTTGTATCGATAAAATATCCCGAAGATATTTTCAGGAAAAATGATATCGAACTGCGTAAAGATTACCAGCTGCTTACCAAAGGCCGTACCAGCGCTACTATAAGCGCTACCAACGTAATTATCGGCAACGATTTTTTTGCCGAAGAAGGTGCTGTTGCCGAATGCTCTACATTTAACACTACCAACGGCCCCATTTATCTATCGGCTAATACCGAGATTTGGGAAGGTACCCACATTAGGGGGGCTTTTGCCATTTGCGAGCATTCGCAGGTTAAAATGGGGGCCAAAATTTATGGCGCAACCACAGTTGGCCCATACTCAAGGGTTGGCGGCGAATTAAATAATGCCGTGATCTGGGGCTATTCATCTAAAGGGCACGAAGGTTATTTAGGTAACTCGGTGCTTGGCGAATGGTGCAATATCGGCGCCGACAGCAATAACTCCAACCTGAAAAATAATTACGACGAGGTAAAGCTTTGGGATTATAACACCATGCGCTTTCGTAAAACGGGCCTGCAGTTTTGCGGCTTGATCATGGCCGATCATTCAAAATGTGCCATTAATACCATGTTTAATACAGGTACGGTAGTGGGTGTTAGCGCCAATGTGTTTGGCGCAGGTTTCCCGCGTAATTTTGTGGCCGATTTTTCATGGGGTGGCGCGCAGGGTTTTGAGGTTTATTCGCTCAAAAAAATGTTTGCCACAGCCCAAAAAGTATTCGACCGCCGCGACCATCGCAACTTTGACGAAACAGAACAGAATATATTAGCCAAAGTATTTGAATTAACAGAGGAGTATCGGAGGTTTTAGTGAGTGGTTGAGTAAGTTGATTGGGTTGAATAGGTTGGATTAGGTTGATTGAGTTTTAATATCTCTATTAATATTTTTTGAATAAATCAAATTCAACGCAATGCAGGTCAACCTAACTCAGCCCAATCAACTTAATCCAACTCATTCAACCCAATCCAACTGAATCAACCCAATCTAACTAAATCAACACAATCAACTAAAATATAACACAATGAGAAAAAAAATTGTTGCCGGAAACTGGAAAATGAACCTTGACTATAACGAAGGTTTAGGTGTATTTACCGAAATCATTAACATGGTTAAAGACGAGGTTACCGGTACCCAGGAAGCGGTTATTTGCAGCCCTTTTATCCATATCAATAGCCTGGTACAATTGGCAAAAGGTTACAATAAAGTATCTGTTGGCGCCCAAAACGCCCACCAGGCCGAAAGCGGCGCCTATACAGGCGAAATTTCTGCCCGGATGATTAAATCTATCGGCGCGGCATACGTTATTCTTGGTCACTCAGAGCGCCGCCAGTATTTTGGCGAAACCAACGAGCTTTTGGCTAAAAAAACGGATACCGTTTTAAAACACGATTTGCGCCCTATATTCTGCATCGGCGAAACCTTGGAGGAGCGCGAAGCCAACGAGCACTTTGATGTCATCAAATCGCAGCTTGTTGAAGGTGTTTTTCATTTGGATGCCGAACAGTTTGGTAAACTTGTATTAGCTTATGAGCCGGTTTGGGCTATAGGCACAGGTGTTACCGCTTCGTCCGCGCAAGCGCAGGAAATTCATGAGTTTATCCGTAAAGAAATTGCCGCTAAATACAGCCAGGAAGTTGCTGATAATACAACCATTTTATACGGTGGTAGCTGCAACCCTAAAAACGCTGCCGAACTGTTTGCCTGCCCCGATATTGATGGCGGCCTGATAGGTGGCGCATCACTGAAATCGCGCGATTTTGTGGATATTATTAAGGCGTTCAACTAAGATGTGAGATGTTAGATTTGAGATATGAGATTGGCTTCGCTTGTTTCTTATCTCAAATCTGATTCCAAACAGAAGCTAAAAAAATGTGTTAGATAGAAAGGTGCGGGATATGTGTCTCAAATCTCATATCACACATCTCAAATCTAAAGCATGAGAACTTTTCTGCCGCCACTTATTGCATTTATGGCATTTTCGGTGTTTGTAATTACAAGCGCTTATGCCAATGCTATGCAGGTGGGGGATATGGGCGAGGGTAATGTTCATGCATTTATGGCCTGCTTTTATTATTGCTGGCCTTTATACTTTATATGCGCCATACTTACCCAATGGATTATAATTGTGCCGGTTTGGGAAAGCTTTGTATTGCGGTCGGCTATTGGGGCATTGGTGACTTTTGCAATTGTGGCTGTGGTTTGTGCGCTTGCCGCCGGAGGGGTCGCATATTTTATATGGGACGATCAGTCCGGCTACGATAGCCTGATTGGGCTAACAACTATCATGTTAATGATACAGCTGGCTTACTGGGCTATTAACTTTTTTATTTTGTTTTTAGTAACAGGGAAGGCTGTTAAGCTGAAGACAAAACACGAAACGGTTGCTGCTGAAGAGTAAAAATATGAAATAAAAACTATGTTATTGCGGGTATCCATCAGGATTATCCTGAAAAAATCGTTATGACATGCGACGGAATATAATCAAACCAATGCACTAAACTACCGTCATTGCGAGGCACGAAGCAATCCCGAACTATTTGGGACTGAGCATGTCGGGGATTGCTTCGTGCCTCGCAATGACGGGTATTTGTATTGATAATCAGAAACTTATAAACGTGTCATTGTTAAAAGGGGCTTATGAATTACTACGAATTACTTTTTACCACTATAACTACCGAAGATTACCAGCAGGATTTGTTGATAAATGCCCTGGGCGAAATTGGTTTTGATACTTTTGAAGAGCTGGAGCTTGGCTTTAAAGCTTATATTCCGGTGGATACTTTTGATGAGGCCGTGCTCATTGAACAGCTATCGCCATATAGGGATATGTTTACTTTTAGCTACGAGATAACACTTATCCCGCAAAAAAACTGGAATGAGGTTTGGGAAAGTAATTTTGAGCCGATAGAAATTAGCGACAAAATTTATGTAAGGGCAACTTTTCATCCCGCCCGGCCGGAGTTTCCGTATGAGATAGTGATAGACCCCAAAATGGCTTTTGGTACGGGCCATCATCAAACTACATCAATGATGCTGGCGTTGATGCTGGAAAACGAATATGCGGGTAAAAACGTATTGGATATGGGCTGTGGCACCGGTATCCTGGCTATTATGGCATCCAAATTGGGCGCCGCCCAGGTAACTGCTATTGATTATGATCCGGTTTGTTATGAAAGCACCATCGAAAACTCTGCCTTAAACAATATTGCAAATATTACCCCGCTTTGCGGCTCAAAAGAGGCGATACCTGATGAGCAATACGATACCATATTGGCCAACATTAACCGCAACATCCTGTTAGACCAGATGCAGCGTTACGCCGAAGTATTAAAACCCGAAGGCGAGATCTATTTCAGCGGCTTCTACGAATCGCCCGACCTGGATATCATTACCGACGAGGCGCGTAAACACGGCCTGAAGTACA is drawn from Mucilaginibacter ginsenosidivorax and contains these coding sequences:
- the iscU gene encoding Fe-S cluster assembly scaffold IscU, with protein sequence MAYSDKVIDHYTNPRNVGTLDKSSHKVGTGLVGAPECGDVMRLQIEVDDNNVITDAKFKTFGCGSAIASSSLATEWLKGKSIDDAMKIDNMDIVEELALPPVKIHCSVLAEDAIKAAINDFRVKNGLAPIESEKVHH
- a CDS encoding IscS subfamily cysteine desulfurase, which codes for MNIPIYLDNNATTPMDPRVLEAMLPYFTTKFGNAASRNHPFGWVAEEGVDYAREQVAKLIGANEKEIIFTSGATESDNLAIKGVFEMYKDKGNHIITTVTEHKAVLDACKHVEKLGGKVTYLPVKEDGLLDLAVLEAAMTSETILVSVMYGNNEIGVIQPIKEISAIAHKYGALFMTDAVQAVGKIPVDVNADGIDLLALSAHKIYGPKGVGALYVRRKGPRVKVTAQMDGGGHERGMRSGTLNVPGIVGLGKACELCGLEMESEAKRLSALRDKLESALTVLEESYVNGNVEHRLPHVANISFKYVEGEGLMMAMKDLAVSSGSACTSASLEPSYVLKSLGLSDDLAHSSIRFGLGRFTTEEEVDYAVEVTKNSVTHLRELSPLWEMFKEGIDLDSIEWAEH
- the mce gene encoding methylmalonyl-CoA epimerase, which translates into the protein MNKVEHIGIAVTDIHVAGNIYETLLNTSVYKTETVKSEGVLTAFLQTGPNKIELLQALNDDSPIARFIAKKGEGIHHIAFEVDDIVAEMHRLKSEGFVLLNDEPKQGADNKLVCFVHPKSANGVLIELCQGIESRD
- a CDS encoding SMI1/KNR4 family protein, producing MDPGIENNIASFESNHKLIIPDDLKDYFRTFNVHVYDLDMFCFYGIDQFKSVKDEVGDWGDYRNIVNTLPTHQECFVFSDYFCHLWIYTIRLYDGASEKNEVYVVCGNSFKIVANSFKEFLEIYFSEERDSIFI
- a CDS encoding type B 50S ribosomal protein L31; translation: MKKDLHPKNYRLVVFKDMSNEYAFITKSCIDTRESIKWEDGNEYPLIKLEISHTSHPFYTGKMKLVDTAGRIDKFRTRYNKK
- a CDS encoding GlmU family protein, whose protein sequence is MALILFDDNAHQTLLPLTYTRPVADLRIGIMTIAEKWAKHLNTTTSFHTLDYLQAKFPINIEDDNLFINGAVCPDEGLLEAISNLQTGEALKHNDQLLAVRLNQAGAESFDPVAVFDKIIPYTTLFVSIKYPEDIFRKNDIELRKDYQLLTKGRTSATISATNVIIGNDFFAEEGAVAECSTFNTTNGPIYLSANTEIWEGTHIRGAFAICEHSQVKMGAKIYGATTVGPYSRVGGELNNAVIWGYSSKGHEGYLGNSVLGEWCNIGADSNNSNLKNNYDEVKLWDYNTMRFRKTGLQFCGLIMADHSKCAINTMFNTGTVVGVSANVFGAGFPRNFVADFSWGGAQGFEVYSLKKMFATAQKVFDRRDHRNFDETEQNILAKVFELTEEYRRF
- the tpiA gene encoding triose-phosphate isomerase; this encodes MRKKIVAGNWKMNLDYNEGLGVFTEIINMVKDEVTGTQEAVICSPFIHINSLVQLAKGYNKVSVGAQNAHQAESGAYTGEISARMIKSIGAAYVILGHSERRQYFGETNELLAKKTDTVLKHDLRPIFCIGETLEEREANEHFDVIKSQLVEGVFHLDAEQFGKLVLAYEPVWAIGTGVTASSAQAQEIHEFIRKEIAAKYSQEVADNTTILYGGSCNPKNAAELFACPDIDGGLIGGASLKSRDFVDIIKAFN
- the prmA gene encoding 50S ribosomal protein L11 methyltransferase — encoded protein: MNYYELLFTTITTEDYQQDLLINALGEIGFDTFEELELGFKAYIPVDTFDEAVLIEQLSPYRDMFTFSYEITLIPQKNWNEVWESNFEPIEISDKIYVRATFHPARPEFPYEIVIDPKMAFGTGHHQTTSMMLALMLENEYAGKNVLDMGCGTGILAIMASKLGAAQVTAIDYDPVCYESTIENSALNNIANITPLCGSKEAIPDEQYDTILANINRNILLDQMQRYAEVLKPEGEIYFSGFYESPDLDIITDEARKHGLKYITHKKDKDWVAAKFVK